A genomic segment from Hippoglossus stenolepis isolate QCI-W04-F060 chromosome 3, HSTE1.2, whole genome shotgun sequence encodes:
- the LOC118105001 gene encoding neurexophilin-4, which produces MQVLGWTIVLLCQWILRKVQGLEKQVDFSDLGPVGSVMKTLPYGMGGGAVGGTTGGMVKPPYQTRIFSTSIDQTPMKSKPPTYSFFNPYDPNRNQSLLLDQTGYRSKRKPSLKISKTKKIFGWGDFYFNVKTMKFSLLVTGKIVDHINGTFTVYFRHNSSSLGNVSVSIVPPSKVVEFEVLQPQQLHPHTQQNVQLQETRQSSVDPKEIKTFNCRVEYEKTNRSKKPKPCLYDPSQTCFTEHTQSHAAWLCAKPFKVICIFISFFSIDYKLVQKVCPDYNFQSEHPYLG; this is translated from the coding sequence gtcCAAGGGTTGGAGAAGCAAGTGGACTTCTCAGACCTGGGCCCAGTGGGGTCTGTGATGAAGACTCTTCCATATGGCATGGGTGGAGGTGCAGTTGGAGGAACGACAGGAGGGATGGTTAAGCCTCCGTACCAAACCCGTATCTTCTCCACTTCCATCGACCAGACACCCATGAAATCCAAGCCACCCACTTACAGTTTCTTCAACCCGTACGACCCGAACCGGAACCAGTCCCTGCTCCTGGACCAGACAGGCTACCGCTCTAAACGCAAGCCCTCGCTAAAGATATCCAAGACCAAGAAGATCTTCGGTTGGGGCGACTTCTACTTCAACGTAAAGACCATGAAGTTCAGCTTGTTGGTGACGGGGAAGATCGTGGACCACATCAACGGGACGTTCACCGTTTACTTCCGCCACAACTCTTCCAGCCTGGGGAATGTTTCGGTCAGTATCGTGCCGCCATCCAAAGTGGTGGAGTTTGAGGTCCTCCAGCCTCAGCAGCTGCATCCTCACACCCAGCAGAACGTCCAGCTCCAGGAGACCCGGCAGTCCTCTGTCGACCCCAAAGAGATAAAGACCTTTAACTGTCGGGTGGAGTACGAGAAAACCAACAGATCCAAGAAGCCCAAACCCTGCCTGTACGACCCGTCTCAGACCTGTTTCACAGAGCACACCCAATCCCACGCTGCCTGGCTCTGTGCCAAACCCTTCAAGGTCATCTgcattttcatctctttcttcaGCATCGACTACAAGCTGGTTCAAAAAGTGTGTCCGGACTACAACTTCCAAAGTGAGCACCCTTACTTAGGATAA